Within the Chromobacterium paludis genome, the region CGAGCGGTGGGGATATGACGGAGACTCCTCTGTTGCTGATCGCACCCGCCCTGCTGCGAACCCGGCGATCATCCGGTATAGTAATCCGTAACATTTCACCCTACCCTTCCCCCAGCAAAACAAATTGGGGGTACATATGGGGGTATCAAATAGCTGGCCATCTAATTTACGCCAGTAAAATCAAGGATATAGGCCAAAAATGCTATTGATGATTGATAACTACGACTCCTTCACTTACAACCTGGTGCAATACTTCGGCGAGCTGGGGCAGGAGGTGAAGGTGTTCCGCAACGACGAGATATCAGTGGAACAAATCGAGGCGCTGAAACCTCAATACCTCGTCATTTCGCCCGGACCTTGCACCCCCAACGAGGCAGGCGTATCGGTCCCGGCCATCCTGCACTTCGCCGGCAAGCTGCCCATCATGGGCGTATGCCTGGGCCACCAGGGCATAGGCCAGGCCTTCGGCGGCAAGATCATCCACGCCAAACAGTTGATGCACGGCAAGGTCTCCCCCGTGAGCCATTTGGACAAGGGCATGTTCCGCGGCCTGCCCAATCCGGTGACCTGCACCCGCTACCACTCGCTGGTCATCGAACGCGAGACCCTGCCAGACTGCCTGGAAATCACCGCCTGGACCGATGACGGCGAAATCATGGGCGTGCGCCACAAAACGCTGCCCATTGAGGGCGTGCAGTTCCATCCGGAATCCATCCTCACCGAGCATGGCCACCGCATGCTGGACAATTTCCTGAAAGAGTTCGCCTGATGCGTTCGGCGCGGTTGCTCATCGCGGCATTGCTGATGCCGCTGGCAGCGAGCGCGGGCGCGCTGGACGAATGCACGCAGCGCCAGCCGAACACCCCCGCCATCGCCGCCTGCCTTCAGCAGCGCCACGCCGACATCCTGGCCAAGCTTCAGGCGCAAGAAGACCGCGCGCTGGAGGCCATGCGCAAGCTGGACGCCGCCACCGACAATCGATTCCATGCCGCGCGCGAGCTGCGCCGCGCCCGCCAAGCCTACGAGGCCTATCGCCGCCAGCAATGCGACTGGGTGGAGGCCAGCTACGCCAGCGGCAACGGCGCCGGGCGCGCGCGCCAGGCCTGCGAAATTGACCTCGACACGCAAAGACTGGCCGAGCTGGGCCGGCAAAGCTGATTAGGAATCACCTTATGATTACCCCCCAAGCCGCCCTGAACCGCCTGATAGACGGCAACGAACTGTTTTACGATGAAATGCTGGCGCTGATGCGCCAGATCATGCGCGGCGAATTGACGCCCGCGCAGACCGCGGCCATTTTGATCGGCCTGCGCGTCAAGGTGGAATCGGTATCGGAAATCGCCGCTGCCGCCACCGTGATGCGCGAATTCGCCACCCACGTGCCCGTGGCCCAGCGCCGCCACTTGGTGGACACCTGCGGCACCGGCGGCGACAAGTCCCATACCTTCAATATCTCCACCACCTCGTCCTTCGTCGCCGCCGCCGCCGGCGCGCGCGTGGCCAAGCATGGCGGCCGTTCCGTATCGTCCAGCTCCGGCAGCGCCGACGTGCTGGAAAAACTGGGCGTCAATCTGCAGCTGACGCCGGAACAAGTAGGCCTGTGCCTGGATGAAATCGGCCTAGGCTTCATGTTCGCGCCCAATCACCACAGCGCGATGAAGCATGTGGCGCCGATACGCAAGGAGCTGGGCGCGCGCACCATCTTCAATATCCTGGGCCCGCTGACCAATCCGGCGGATGCCGAAAACCAACTGATGGGCGTCTTCCATCCCGATCTGGTCGGCATCCAGTCGCGCGTGCTGAAGCAACTGGGCAGCAAACACGTGATGATCGTGCACGGCTGCGATGGCCTGGACGAGCTGACGCTGTCCGGCCCCAGCCAGGTAGCGGAACTGAAGGATGGCGAGATCCTGGAATATGAGCTGGAACCGGGCGAGTTCGGCTTGCAGACCTGTGAACTGAAGGCCTTGCGCGCCGACACGGCAGAACAATCGCGGGATCGCCTGCTGTCGGTGCTGGACGGCGAGCCGGGTCCGGCGCGCGACATCGTGCTGTACAATGCCGGCGCGGCGATTTACACCGCGGACCTCGCCGCAAGTCTGGCCGATGGTGTTACCATGGCGCGCGAAGCCTTGGATAGCGGCAAGGCTCGGCAGAAACTCAATGAATTGATAGCAATGACCGGAAAATTCGGCCATTGACAGAGAAATCACGGCGCGCGTGGCGCCCATTAATCTTGGACCGTGTCAGAACATCATGAACAAACTATCCAAAGACATTTTCAAGGCCTATGACATCCGCGGCATCGTCGGCAAGACCCTGACCGCAGCCGTCGCTCAGCAGATCGGCCAGGCCGTCGGCTCCGAGGCCAAGGCTCGCAAGGTCAAAGCCATTGTGATCGGCCGCGACGGCCGCCTGTCCGGCCCCGAACTCAGCGAAGCGCTGGCCGCCGGCATCCGCGCCGCCGGCGTGGACGTGATCGACGTCGGCCGCGTCGCCACGCCCATGCTGTACTTCGCCGCCCACCAGCTGGGCACCCTGTCCGGCGTGATGGTGACCGGCAGCCACAATCCGCCCGACTACAACGGCTTCAAAATGATGCTGGCCGGCGACACCCTGGCCGGCGACGACATCCAAAAATTGTATCAGCGCATCGTCGACAGCGACTTGGCGGAAGGCGAAGGCGGCTACGCCACCCATGACATCGCGGAGGCTTATTTGGAGCGCATCACCTCCGACATCAAGCTGGAGCGCCCGCTGAACATCGTGGTGGACAGCGGCAATGGCGTGGCCGGCGCCTTTGCCCCGCTGCTGTACCGACGCCTGGGCTGCAAGGTGCGCGAGCTGTTCTGCGACGTGGACGGCACGTTCCCCAACCACCATCCGGACCCAGCCAAGCCTGAAAACCTGAAGGACGTGCAGGAAGCGCTGGCCAAGACCGATGCGGAAATCGGCCTGGCATTCGACGGCGACGGCGACCGCCTGGGCGTGGTCACCAAGGACGGCAATATCATCTGGCCGGACCGCCAACTGATGCTGTACGCGGCCGACGTGCTGGAGCGCAATCCCAAGGCCAAGATCATTTTCGACGTGAAATCCACCCGCCTGCTCAAGCCCTGGATCAAGAAAAACGGCGGCACGCCGGTGATGGCGCGCACTGGCCACAGCTTCATCAAGGCCAAGATCAAGGAAACCGGCGCCCTGCTGGCCGGCGAAATGAGCGGCCACGTGTTCTTCAAGGAGCGCTGGTACGGTTTCGACGACGGCATCTACACCGGCGCCCGCCTGCTGGAGGTGCTGTCGCGCGTGGAAGACCCTAGCGAACTGTTGAACGCCCTGCCCAATGCTGTCTCCACCCCGGAGCTCAACTTGAAGATGGCCAAGGAAGGCGAAAACCACGCGCTGATCGCCAAACTGCAGGAGTCGGCCAAGTTCGATGGCGCCGAGGAAATCAACACCCTGGACGGCCTGCGCGTGGAGTACAAGGACGGTTTCGGCCTGGCCCGCGCCTCCAACACCACCCCGGTGATCGTGCTGCGCTTCGAAGCGGATAACGAGGAAGCGCTGGAGCGGATCAAAGGCGATTT harbors:
- a CDS encoding aminodeoxychorismate/anthranilate synthase component II, with amino-acid sequence MLLMIDNYDSFTYNLVQYFGELGQEVKVFRNDEISVEQIEALKPQYLVISPGPCTPNEAGVSVPAILHFAGKLPIMGVCLGHQGIGQAFGGKIIHAKQLMHGKVSPVSHLDKGMFRGLPNPVTCTRYHSLVIERETLPDCLEITAWTDDGEIMGVRHKTLPIEGVQFHPESILTEHGHRMLDNFLKEFA
- a CDS encoding lysozyme inhibitor LprI family protein, producing the protein MRSARLLIAALLMPLAASAGALDECTQRQPNTPAIAACLQQRHADILAKLQAQEDRALEAMRKLDAATDNRFHAARELRRARQAYEAYRRQQCDWVEASYASGNGAGRARQACEIDLDTQRLAELGRQS
- the trpD gene encoding anthranilate phosphoribosyltransferase, whose translation is MITPQAALNRLIDGNELFYDEMLALMRQIMRGELTPAQTAAILIGLRVKVESVSEIAAAATVMREFATHVPVAQRRHLVDTCGTGGDKSHTFNISTTSSFVAAAAGARVAKHGGRSVSSSSGSADVLEKLGVNLQLTPEQVGLCLDEIGLGFMFAPNHHSAMKHVAPIRKELGARTIFNILGPLTNPADAENQLMGVFHPDLVGIQSRVLKQLGSKHVMIVHGCDGLDELTLSGPSQVAELKDGEILEYELEPGEFGLQTCELKALRADTAEQSRDRLLSVLDGEPGPARDIVLYNAGAAIYTADLAASLADGVTMAREALDSGKARQKLNELIAMTGKFGH
- a CDS encoding phosphomannomutase/phosphoglucomutase, giving the protein MNKLSKDIFKAYDIRGIVGKTLTAAVAQQIGQAVGSEAKARKVKAIVIGRDGRLSGPELSEALAAGIRAAGVDVIDVGRVATPMLYFAAHQLGTLSGVMVTGSHNPPDYNGFKMMLAGDTLAGDDIQKLYQRIVDSDLAEGEGGYATHDIAEAYLERITSDIKLERPLNIVVDSGNGVAGAFAPLLYRRLGCKVRELFCDVDGTFPNHHPDPAKPENLKDVQEALAKTDAEIGLAFDGDGDRLGVVTKDGNIIWPDRQLMLYAADVLERNPKAKIIFDVKSTRLLKPWIKKNGGTPVMARTGHSFIKAKIKETGALLAGEMSGHVFFKERWYGFDDGIYTGARLLEVLSRVEDPSELLNALPNAVSTPELNLKMAKEGENHALIAKLQESAKFDGAEEINTLDGLRVEYKDGFGLARASNTTPVIVLRFEADNEEALERIKGDFRRVLATATDAKLPF